From the genome of Aphelocoma coerulescens isolate FSJ_1873_10779 chromosome 26, UR_Acoe_1.0, whole genome shotgun sequence, one region includes:
- the PFKFB2 gene encoding 6-phosphofructo-2-kinase/fructose-2,6-bisphosphatase 2 isoform X1, whose protein sequence is MRRGAERRRGAMSAAPRGCAGAPRGRAGEKQCSWASYMTNSPTLIVMIGLPARGKTYMSKKLTRYLNWIGVPTKVFNLGVYRREAVKSYKSYDFFRHDNKEAMEIRKRCALVALEDVKSYLLEECGQIAVFDATNTTRERRDLILNFAKENAFKVFFVESVCDDPEVIAANILEVKVSSPDYPERHRENVMDDFLKRIECYKVTYQPLDPDANDKDLSFIKVINVGQRFLVNRVQDYIQSKIVYYLMNIHVQPRTIYLCRHGESEYNLVGKIGGDSGLSARGKQFSQALKKFIEEQEIVDLKVWTSQLKRTIQTAESLGVLYEQWKILNEIDAGVCEEMTYAEIEAKYPDEFAMRDQEKYLYRYPGGESYQDLVQRLEPVIMELERQGNVLVISHQAVMRCLLAYFLDKSADELPYLRCPLHTILKLTPVAYGCKVETITLNVEAVNTHRDKPSLNSRMATLAV, encoded by the exons cATGGGCTTCCTACATGACCAACTCCCCGACGCTGATCGTGATGATCGGGCTGCCCGCGCGGGGCAAGACCTACATGTCCAAAAAGCTCACCCGCTATCTCAACTGGATCGGTGTGCCCACCAaag TGTTTAATTTAGGGGTGTATCGGCGCGAGGCGGTGAAGTCCTACAAGTCCTACGACTTCTTCAGGCACGACAACAAAGAGGCCATGGAAATCCGCAA ACGCTGCGCCTTGGTGGCTCTGGAAGATGTGAAGTCTTATCTCTTGGAGGAGTGCGGGCAAATAGCT GTGTTTGACGCGACCAACACGACTCGGGAGCGACGGGACCTGATCTTAAATTTTGCTAAGGAAAATGCTTTCAAG GTGTTTTTCGTGGAGTCTGTCTGTGATGATCCAGAGGTCATTGCTGCCAATATCCTG GAGGTGAAAGTTTCCAGCCCCGACTATCCAGAGAGGCACCGGGAGAACGTGATGGACGACTTCCTGAAGAGGATTGAGTGCTACAAGGTCACCTACCAGCCTCTGGACCCCGATGCTAATGACAA AGATCTTTCCTTCATTAAAGTGATCAATGTGGGCCAGCGGTTCCTGGTCAACAGAGTCCAGGATTACATCCAGAGTAAAATCGTCTATTACCTAATGAACATTCATGTCCAGCCACGCACCATCTACCTCTGCCGACACGGTGAGAGTGAATATAACCTTGTTGGCAAGATTGGTGGGGACTCTGGTCTGTCAGCCCGAGGGAAGCAG TTTTCCCAAGCGCTGAAGAAGTTCATCGAGGAGCAGGAGATCGTGGATCTGAAGGTGTGGACGAGCCAGCTGAAGAGGACGATCCAGACGGCCGAGTCCCTGGGAGTGCTGTATGAGCAGTGGAAGATCCTCAACGAGATCGATGCT GGGGTCTGTGAAGAAATGACCTACGCAGAAATAGAAGCCAAGTACCCAGATGAGTTTGCCATGAGGGATCAGGAGAAGTACCTTTATCGTTATCCTGGAGGGGAG TCCTACCAGGACTTAGTCCAGCGCCTGGAGCCGGTAATTATGGAGCTGGAAAGGCAAGGCAATGTCCTTGTTATCTCCCACCAGGCAGTTATGAGGTGCCTCCTGGCTTATTTTCTTGACAAGAGTGCAG atgAGCTGCCCTACCTGCGCTGCCCCCTCCACACCATTCTCAAGCTCACACCTGTTGCCTATG GCTGTAAAGTGGAGACAATTACCCTGAATGTGGAAGCAGTGAACACCCACCGGGACAAACCCTCCCTGAACTCA AGAATGGCCACTTTAGCTGTGTAG
- the PFKFB2 gene encoding 6-phosphofructo-2-kinase/fructose-2,6-bisphosphatase 2 isoform X2: MRRGAERRRGAMSAAPRGCAGAPRGRAGEKQCSWASYMTNSPTLIVMIGLPARGKTYMSKKLTRYLNWIGVPTKVFNLGVYRREAVKSYKSYDFFRHDNKEAMEIRKRCALVALEDVKSYLLEECGQIAVFDATNTTRERRDLILNFAKENAFKVFFVESVCDDPEVIAANILEVKVSSPDYPERHRENVMDDFLKRIECYKVTYQPLDPDANDKDLSFIKVINVGQRFLVNRVQDYIQSKIVYYLMNIHVQPRTIYLCRHGESEYNLVGKIGGDSGLSARGKQFSQALKKFIEEQEIVDLKVWTSQLKRTIQTAESLGVLYEQWKILNEIDAGVCEEMTYAEIEAKYPDEFAMRDQEKYLYRYPGGESYQDLVQRLEPVIMELERQGNVLVISHQAVMRCLLAYFLDKSADELPYLRCPLHTILKLTPVAYGCKVETITLNVEAVNTHRDKPSLNSHALPSRQSPVRMRRSSFTPRASADSVKRPRHHSLGSKPLNLLGPLPCLEAREGAEQPQLEVPVQPPVGNACL, encoded by the exons cATGGGCTTCCTACATGACCAACTCCCCGACGCTGATCGTGATGATCGGGCTGCCCGCGCGGGGCAAGACCTACATGTCCAAAAAGCTCACCCGCTATCTCAACTGGATCGGTGTGCCCACCAaag TGTTTAATTTAGGGGTGTATCGGCGCGAGGCGGTGAAGTCCTACAAGTCCTACGACTTCTTCAGGCACGACAACAAAGAGGCCATGGAAATCCGCAA ACGCTGCGCCTTGGTGGCTCTGGAAGATGTGAAGTCTTATCTCTTGGAGGAGTGCGGGCAAATAGCT GTGTTTGACGCGACCAACACGACTCGGGAGCGACGGGACCTGATCTTAAATTTTGCTAAGGAAAATGCTTTCAAG GTGTTTTTCGTGGAGTCTGTCTGTGATGATCCAGAGGTCATTGCTGCCAATATCCTG GAGGTGAAAGTTTCCAGCCCCGACTATCCAGAGAGGCACCGGGAGAACGTGATGGACGACTTCCTGAAGAGGATTGAGTGCTACAAGGTCACCTACCAGCCTCTGGACCCCGATGCTAATGACAA AGATCTTTCCTTCATTAAAGTGATCAATGTGGGCCAGCGGTTCCTGGTCAACAGAGTCCAGGATTACATCCAGAGTAAAATCGTCTATTACCTAATGAACATTCATGTCCAGCCACGCACCATCTACCTCTGCCGACACGGTGAGAGTGAATATAACCTTGTTGGCAAGATTGGTGGGGACTCTGGTCTGTCAGCCCGAGGGAAGCAG TTTTCCCAAGCGCTGAAGAAGTTCATCGAGGAGCAGGAGATCGTGGATCTGAAGGTGTGGACGAGCCAGCTGAAGAGGACGATCCAGACGGCCGAGTCCCTGGGAGTGCTGTATGAGCAGTGGAAGATCCTCAACGAGATCGATGCT GGGGTCTGTGAAGAAATGACCTACGCAGAAATAGAAGCCAAGTACCCAGATGAGTTTGCCATGAGGGATCAGGAGAAGTACCTTTATCGTTATCCTGGAGGGGAG TCCTACCAGGACTTAGTCCAGCGCCTGGAGCCGGTAATTATGGAGCTGGAAAGGCAAGGCAATGTCCTTGTTATCTCCCACCAGGCAGTTATGAGGTGCCTCCTGGCTTATTTTCTTGACAAGAGTGCAG atgAGCTGCCCTACCTGCGCTGCCCCCTCCACACCATTCTCAAGCTCACACCTGTTGCCTATG GCTGTAAAGTGGAGACAATTACCCTGAATGTGGAAGCAGTGAACACCCACCGGGACAAACCCTCCCTGAACTCA CACGCCCTCcccagcaggcagagccctgtgaggatgaggaggagcagctttaCCCCGCGGGCCAGCGCCGACAGCGTAAAGCGCCCGCGGCACCACAGCCTGGGCAGCAAACCCCTCAACCTGCTGGGGCCTCTGCCATGCCTGGAAGCTCGAGAAGGGgctgagcagccacagctggaaGTCCCTGTCCAG cctcCAGTGGGAAATGCTTGCCTCTGA